DNA from bacterium:
TGGAGGATCCCTTTCAGCCCCTCTTCGGAGAGGATAGGTTTCAGGATGAAATAGCCCACCTCGGGATGGGTCTTCATGATAGTGAACTCCTCAGAGGACAGGCCGGAGCGCTTGTTGAGGATGCCATCGGAAATACCCATCTTTCCGGCATCGTGGAGCTGTGAGGCGAGGACGATATCCGAGGACATCCGGGAGCTGACCCCCATCTTCTTCATGAGGAGATCAACGAGCCTGGTCACCCTCAGGGAGTGGCCC
Protein-coding regions in this window:
- a CDS encoding HD domain-containing protein; its protein translation is DVTHCINAMRLSVTDYILKPVDFDDLETRIALAFMKIEARRRDETHRFQLVEKVIEKDRKAEETFLQSIHSFINAIEARDRYTKGHSLRVTRLVDLLMKKMGVSSRMSSDIVLASQLHDAGKMGISDGILNKRSGLSSEEFTIMKTHPEVGYFILKPILSEEGLKGIL